From one Lotus japonicus ecotype B-129 chromosome 3, LjGifu_v1.2 genomic stretch:
- the LOC130742999 gene encoding alpha carbonic anhydrase 7-like, translating into MAKFALQILICCLSAAIVMLSCPAMSQEVEDESEFSYDVESETGPLHWGDIKPEWHSCKNGSMQSPIDLLNERVQIVSHLGALQMNYKPSNATLKNRGHDIMLELHDNSSYLQINGTKYVLKQFHWHSPSEHTIEGRRLDLELHMVHETPSGSQAAVIGMLFKTGRPDPLLSSLTNHLEAISNSTEAEIAVGVIDPGLIRIGRTQYYRYNGSLTTPPCTENVPWTIVREVRSVSKEQIELLRGSVHDDSDTNARPLQPINNRIVKFNKPQEYQH; encoded by the exons ATGGCAAAGTTTGCTTTGCAGATTTTGATATGCTGTTTATCAGCAGCAATTGTTATGCTATCATGCCCAGCAATGTCTCAAGAAGTTG AGGATGAGAGCGAGTTTAGTTATGATGTGGAGAGCGAGACAGGACCATTACATTGGGGAGACATTAAACCCGAATGGCATTCGTGCAAAAATGGATCAATGCAATCACCAATTGATTTGTTGAATGAGAGGGTTCAAATAGTATCACATTTAGGAGCGCTTCAGATGAACTACAAGCCCTCCAATGCAACTCTTAAGAACAGGGGTCATGATATCATG CTGGAATTGCATGATAACTCAAGCTATCTACAAATTAATGGAACTAAGTATGTCCTTAAACAGTTCCATTGGCATTCTCCATCTGAACACACCATAGAAGGCAGAAG ATTGGATCTAGAGTTACACATGGTGCATGAAACTCCATCAGGATCACAAGCTGCAGTGATTGGGATGTTGTTCAAGACTGGAAGACCAGACCCTTTATTGTCATCG TTAACAAATCACTTGGAGGCTATTTCTAATAGTACGGAAGCAGAAATAGCGGTGGGTGTAATTGATCCAGGGCTAATCAGAATAGGGAGAACGCAATATTACAGATACAATGGCTCACTGACTACTCCACCATGCACTGAGAATGTTCCTTGGACAATAGTTAGAGAG GTGAGATCAGTTTCAAAGGAGCAAATTGAATTGCTTCGAGGTTCTGTTCATGAT GACTCGGATACAAATGCAAGACCATTGCAGCCAATAAACAACCGCATAGTGAAGTTCAATAAACCGCAAGAATATCAACATTGA